The DNA window ATTGATATGGTCTTGCTCCTGAGGCTGACGGAGGATATCTCGGCGAGGATCGCATAACATACAGGGCCTGTGGTAGCGAACCGGATGAGAACGGAACATATGACGATACCGGCTTGCGCATAGCTACTCTTCTGTGAATCAGATATCGTCGCCGCGGTAGCTACTGCGAGAAGGCCAATGAGTGAAGTCCATAGCTCGAAGAGATATAGAGTTCGACGGCCAAACCGATAGATCAGATACCAGGACACAACCACTCCAACACAAGACAGGGCGAGGGACACCACAGAGAGGTTATACGCAGTCTCGGTCCCGACACCTGCCTGCGTGAAGAAGTAAACAGCGTTGCCTGTAATAGCTGTGCCATCAAGTTGCTGGCACATGAAGGCCACGCAGGAAATCTCGGTCCGCCTCAAATTAGCACCTTTGAAGCAATCCCAGTAGGAAGTGCCGGCCTCAAGTTCTTGCTCTGTCTCAATAGTGTGTTTCATCATGGAAACGACGGCGTCCTTGTCGACCATCTCATTCTTCGACGAGAGTCGCTCAATCATCCGCCCTGCCTCGGCATAGTTCTTCCTGCGGACCAGGATCCAGGGTGACTCTGGCGCAAACCAAAGGAGGCACATCAGCGGTACTGGCCATGCCCATTGGATTGCATACGGTATTCGATATGCCCACTGGTCCTGGCGCTTGGAAAACGCTGTTTGGACGCCCGAAGAGATCAACATTCCGGCCGCCCAGCAGAAACACACAAAGTTGGCTAGATAACCGCGAAGAACGTTTGGTGTGACTTCAGACGCGTAAGCTGGAGCCATGACCGAGAATAGTCCCCAAGGCAAACCGCAGAGGAAGTTGGCAGCAGCGAGCATGCCTAGCGAGGTCGCAAAGACTTGCATCGCGATGGTGGCGTTGATGAAAAGGAGCGCCCCAAGCACAGTACGACGATAACCAAACCGCTGAGTAAGGTATCCGTTTGCCAGGGCGCCAAAGATGGTACCGCAGGTGGTAGCGTTGTTCAGGCCGGCCTGCCAGGGCCCGGAAATTTGCCAGCCATGGGCATCGCTATAGCTCCCGTAGTGCTTCCTGAAGGCGGGCTGGGGGAGGAGTCCGCCCAGCAAGACAATGTCGTAACCCTCCATGACGATTATCATGGAGACTATGACGGACCAGAACACGGACCAGGGGTATTTCTTGAGACCAACAAGGAGggtcatctccttctccgcAATGAAGGCCAGCCTTTGCTGCGACGTAGTGGACTTTTCCTGAGTCACCACTGGCGGCTCGTTCAAAACCTCCACATGATTGGCGGCAGCCTCCTTATCAGGTTCCATACTACAAGACAGTCGGTtcggaagaaagaagaagaagaattgtATGAAGAGCTTATGGAGTCAAGTCtggagatgagagattggTGTTTCTGGAATGAAGGTGCCTTTTATTGCCTCGGTACTTTCACTAATAAGCCTAGACCTTTTGTCGTCGATCTGCCTCTTCCCCACCAAACCTTACCCCAGATATCTCCAGATATCTCCATGTTCAGATCTCGGGGATGTCTCACGCCCACCGGACAGCCACTTCTACTTCATCCCGGTGGGCGTCGTATGCGAGGCTTTCAGCTAGGTAGCTACAAAGCCGGCGAGTTGATTTTAGCCTGATTGTCTTTGCCAATAGCTTTGATGAGCATAGAGCCCAATATCAATATTGCTTCAGTCTCAACGGAGAGCTCCAAGCAGGTCCTTGACATTGTACATTTCCAGCCAAGGTCGCTAGCGTGATCTACTTCCCGTTTACAAGTGCCGTTGTGCTTTGACGTCCTTTTGGAGCAGATCTATAGGAACTATCAAACTTTATGACTTAGTGTGGTATCTCAGGATTGGCGAATCATCAATCCGTCTCGGATGCCGGCAGTGGCGCTAGCAGGAGATGCATATGATTGGAACTAGTGAATACATCACTAGGGATTTCCCCCGACACTCCCCTATCTGCCAGCAGGGCTGGAAGCGATTATTACTTTTCATCAGGTAATTCAGTACATGTACAGAATGTCATGCAGCTCAATTCTTTCTGACCAAGCTTCTGCCCGGTGGGCTTCCGGCTAAATTGATGTGTAGACTCTGGTCTTATGATTTACCACAACTATCACGAGGGTCAATGATGGTTCCAGGTTGGGACAGCATATGGGATTCACTTGCGTGTTGATGCCTCCCACAACCTCGATGTGCGATGTGCAATACTCCAAATGGAAAGGTAGCGTGTTGACTCtgaagtaatataaataatgaGATAATGCCGCCAAATACAAGAATTCTCCATCTCAGTTCCCCACGATAGATCTCGAGATTGAAAATGAAATCTTCGCTTTTGGCCCTTCTTCCCGCCTTCTTGGGTGTCACGCCAGTGGCAGCAATCCCAGGCCTTGTACCTCGACAGTCGTCAGGTACAGCGGTTGTCTCCTTATCAAACAATACAGGCTCCACCAACCACCTCGCATCTGGCATTATCTTTGGCATTCCTGATAATGCATCGCAGATTCCAGATCATATGTACACTGACTGGGGTTTCAACTTCGCTCGCGGTGGGGGGCCTTCACTGCCTTCTCCAGCCGGTGGATGGCTCGCTGGTCGTACTCAATACGAGGTATGTCTTTGATCATCACTTGAA is part of the Fusarium fujikuroi IMI 58289 draft genome, chromosome FFUJ_chr07 genome and encodes:
- a CDS encoding probable alpha-glucoside transport protein; the encoded protein is MEPDKEAAANHVEVLNEPPVVTQEKSTTSQQRLAFIAEKEMTLLVGLKKYPWSVFWSVIVSMIIVMEGYDIVLLGGLLPQPAFRKHYGSYSDAHGWQISGPWQAGLNNATTCGTIFGALANGYLTQRFGYRRTVLGALLFINATIAMQVFATSLGMLAAANFLCGLPWGLFSVMAPAYASEVTPNVLRGYLANFVCFCWAAGMLISSGVQTAFSKRQDQWAYRIPYAIQWAWPVPLMCLLWFAPESPWILVRRKNYAEAGRMIERLSSKNEMVDKDAVVSMMKHTIETEQELEAGTSYWDCFKGANLRRTEISCVAFMCQQLDGTAITGNAVYFFTQAGVGTETAYNLSVVSLALSCVGVVVSWYLIYRFGRRTLYLFELWTSLIGLLAVATAATISDSQKSSYAQAGIVICSVLIRFATTGPVCYAILAEISSVSLRSKTISIARVAYYISQIVCNTLQTYLINPTELNLKGKSGWVWSGSCILLIVWAYFRLPETKDRLFEEIDLLFANRVPARKFKVTNVDLFDSTGTKEDEKA